One genomic segment of Dysosmobacter sp. Marseille-Q4140 includes these proteins:
- a CDS encoding XdhC family protein codes for MREFFREILHALEAGRPVELVSVVRASGSTPRGAGAMMAVFPDGRAVGTVGGGSAEFESQKHAAALLKTGGEDLCRFRFIQGEAASLGMVCGGDVEVQFQYLSPADEAVLTVLREMKEACAHSADLWLVRRIEDGRVTAMGTAGRDAVRHLEAPPENLPDLLGPRAVYDGQWFAVPVVKAGRTYIFGGGHVSQALVPVLAGLDFRPVVYDDRPEFADPALFPGAEQTLCGSFLELSRHVTVTPDDCVVIMTRGHQADYEVLTQVLRSGARYIGCIGSRKKLALCRDKLLAAGFTEAEYACVHAPIGLAIGAETPAEIAISVAAEMIAVRAGVKP; via the coding sequence ATGCGGGAATTTTTCAGAGAGATCCTTCACGCTCTGGAGGCTGGGCGGCCGGTGGAGCTGGTCAGCGTGGTCCGCGCCAGCGGCTCCACCCCCCGGGGCGCCGGGGCCATGATGGCCGTGTTCCCCGATGGCCGCGCCGTCGGTACCGTGGGCGGCGGCAGCGCTGAGTTCGAGTCTCAGAAACATGCCGCGGCCCTGCTGAAAACCGGCGGGGAGGACCTGTGCCGCTTCCGCTTCATCCAGGGCGAGGCCGCCAGTCTCGGCATGGTCTGCGGCGGCGATGTGGAGGTCCAGTTCCAGTATCTGTCCCCGGCGGACGAGGCCGTCCTCACCGTCCTGCGGGAGATGAAGGAGGCCTGCGCCCACAGTGCGGACCTGTGGCTGGTGCGGCGGATCGAGGACGGCCGCGTCACCGCCATGGGCACCGCAGGGCGGGATGCGGTACGCCATCTGGAGGCCCCGCCGGAGAATTTGCCGGACCTGCTGGGTCCCCGGGCGGTCTATGACGGGCAGTGGTTCGCGGTGCCGGTGGTGAAGGCCGGACGGACCTATATCTTCGGCGGCGGCCATGTGTCCCAGGCCCTGGTGCCGGTGCTGGCGGGGCTGGACTTCCGCCCGGTGGTGTACGACGACCGGCCGGAGTTTGCCGACCCGGCCCTGTTTCCCGGCGCGGAGCAGACCCTCTGCGGCAGCTTCCTGGAGTTGTCCCGGCACGTCACGGTGACGCCGGACGACTGCGTGGTCATCATGACCCGGGGTCACCAGGCGGACTACGAGGTGCTCACTCAGGTCCTGCGCAGCGGCGCCCGGTACATCGGGTGCATCGGCTCCCGGAAGAAGCTGGCACTTTGCCGGGACAAGCTGCTCGCCGCCGGCTTTACCGAGGCGGAATACGCCTGCGTCCACGCCCCCATCGGCCTTGCCATCGGGGCGGAGACCCCGGCGGAGATCGCCATTTCCGTGGCGGCGGAGATGATCGCCGTCCGGGCGGGCGTGAAGCCCTGA
- a CDS encoding cytidine deaminase yields the protein MNRISKENYYLDIAQTVLERATCLRRVYGAIIVKNDEIIATGYNGAPRGRANCVDMGYCSREAQKVPRGERYELCRSVHAEANAIISAARRDMVGGTLYLVGRDARTGELLSDATSCPMCRRLVINAGLARVVIRRTPTEFDVVDVEQWVHEDDLLVPRDPDAILDQM from the coding sequence ATGAACCGCATCAGCAAGGAGAACTACTACCTGGACATCGCCCAGACCGTTCTGGAGCGGGCTACCTGCCTGCGGCGGGTGTACGGCGCCATCATTGTGAAGAACGATGAGATCATTGCCACCGGCTACAACGGCGCTCCCCGGGGCCGGGCCAACTGCGTGGACATGGGCTACTGCTCCCGGGAGGCCCAGAAGGTGCCCCGGGGCGAGCGGTACGAGCTGTGCCGCAGCGTCCACGCCGAGGCCAACGCCATCATCTCCGCCGCCCGGCGGGACATGGTGGGCGGCACGCTGTATCTGGTGGGCCGGGACGCCCGCACCGGAGAGCTGCTCTCCGACGCCACCTCCTGCCCCATGTGCCGCCGCCTGGTCATCAATGCGGGCCTGGCCCGGGTGGTGATCCGCCGGACTCCCACGGAGTTCGACGTGGTGGACGTGGAGCAGTGGGTCCACGAGGACGACCTGCTGGTGCCCCGGGACCCGGATGCCATTCTGGACCAGATGTGA